A region from the Vicia villosa cultivar HV-30 ecotype Madison, WI linkage group LG3, Vvil1.0, whole genome shotgun sequence genome encodes:
- the LOC131656208 gene encoding sugar transport protein 5-like → MAGGGFTVDSTPVTSINIGGKLTFSIFISCIVVASSGILFGYDLGVSGGVTTMVPFLQKFFPDILKKVAGTEANLYCVYDSQVLTLFTSSLYLAGLVSSLAASKVSAAFGRRNTIFFGGILFLAGGAINGGAANIVMLILGRVLLGFGVGFTNQAAPLYLSEIAPPKWRGIIGTSFQLFLGIGVVAASCINYAASTHTWGWRLSLGLAVFPAAIMTIGALLITDTPSSLVERGKIEQARKALRKVRGSSIDIELELEELVKSTEVAKSVKQEPFKTIFKRKYRPQLVMAFAIPIFQQLSGINIVAFYSPNLFHSVGLGHEGALLSAIILGVVNLISIFISASVIDRFGRRFLFITGGIMMFVCLIAVSILLAVVTGVNGTTGVTKGHAILVLVLLCFYSAGFGWSWGPLTWLIPSEIFPVNIRNTGQSIAIGVQFILTFVLSQTFLSMLCHFKFGAFVFYAFWVAVMTLFIIFFLPETKGISLESMYTIWGKHWFWSRFVKGEEDQENKP, encoded by the exons ATGGCTGGTGGAGGATTCACAGTGGATAGTACACCAGTTACTTCCATCAATATTGGTGGCAAGTTAACATTCTCAATCTTCATATCATGCATAGTTGTTGCATCCAGCGGCATTCTTTTTGGATATGACCTCGGAGTTTCAG GAGGTGTTACAACGATGGTGCCATTTCTCCAAAAATTCTTTCCTGATATTCTAAAAAAGGTTGCTGGTACCGAAGCAAATCTGTACTGTGTGTATGATAGTCAAGTGTTGACATTATTCACATCTTCTCTGTATCTAGCTGGATTAGTATCATCCCTCGCCGCTAGCAAGGTCTCGGCTGCGTTCGGTCGGAGAAACACCATCTTCTTTGGTGGTATTCTCTTCCTTGCAGGTGGTGCTATTAATGGTGGTGCTGCAAATATTGTCATGCTCATTTTGGGTCGTGTTCTTCTCGGATTCGGGGTTGGCTTTACTAATCAA GCTGCACCATTGTATCTATCTGAAATTGCACCTCCCAAATGGCGAGGCATTATCGGCACAAGCTTTCAACTCTTCTTAGGAATTGGCGTAGTAGCTGCAAGTTGCATAAACTACGCCGCTTCCACACACACATGGGGATGGAGACTCTCACTTGGACTTGCAGTGTTCCCTGCGGCCATTATGACAATCGGTGCCTTACTCATCACTGACACGCCAAGCAGCTTGGTGGAACGCGGCAAGATTGAGCAAGCAAGAAAAGCCTTACGCAAAGTTAGAGGATCCTCCATTGATATTGAACTTGAGTTAGAAGAACTTGTTAAATCCACAGAAGTCGCAAAATCAGTGAAACAAGAGCCTTTTAAGACTATATTCAAACGAAAGTATCGACCTCAGTTGGTTATGGCATTCGCAATCCCTATTTTCCAACAGCTTTCAGGGATCAACATTGTTGCTTTTTATTCACCTAACCTCTTTCATTCTGTGGGTTTGGGGCACGAAGGTGCTTTACTTTCCGCCATTATACTTGGAGTTGTTAACCTTATTTCTATCTTTATCTCCGCGAGTGTTATTGATCGATTTGGTAGAAGATTCTTGTTCATAACCGGGGGTATTATGATGTTTGTTTGCTTG ATCGCAGTGTCGATTCTGCTAGCAGTGGTGACTGGTGTTAATGGCACAACCGGCGTAACGAAGGGTCATGCAATATTGGTATTGGTGCTTTTGTGTTTCTACTCTGCCGGTTTTGGTTGGTCATGGGGTCCTTTAACATGGTTAATTCCAAGTGAGATTTTCCCAGTAAATATCAGAAACACTGGACAAAGCATAGCTATTGGTGTGCAATTCATACTAACATTTGTGTTATCACAAACGTTTTTGTCAATGCTATGCCACTTCAAATTTGGGGCATTTGTGTTCTATGCTTTTTGGGTTGCGGTGATGACTCTATTTATTATCTTCTTCTTGCCTGAGACTAAAGGAATTTCTTTGGAGTCAATGTATACTATATGGGGAAAACACTGGTTTTGGTCCCGGTTTGTTAAAGGAGAAGAAGATCAAGAAAATAAACCATGA
- the LOC131656209 gene encoding sugar transport protein 5-like — MAGGVFPVDNSPVTAINVGGKLTLSIIISCIVAASSGLLYGYDLGISGGVTTMVPFLQKFFPDILRKAAGTEVNLYCVYDSQVLTLFTSSLYLAGLVSSLAASKVTALYGRRNTILFGGMLFLAGGSINGGAENIPMLILGRVLLGLGVGFTNQAAPLYLSEIAPPKWRGTIGTSFQFFLGIGVVAAGCINFGTAKHTWGWRLSLGLAVFPAIIMTFGAFLITDTPNSLVERGKIDQARKALSKVRGSSIDIELELEELIKWTEVAKSVKQEPFKTLLKRKYRPQLVMAFAIPFFQQLTGISVVAFYSPNLFQSVGLGHDGALISAIVLGVVSFVSVIVSAGIVDCFGRRFLFITGGIVMFVCLIAVSIVLAVVTGVHGTKDISKGNSILVLVLLCFYAAGFGWSWGPLTWLIPSEIFPVNIRTAGQSIAVAVQFIVIFVLSQTFLTMLCHFKFGAFVFYAFWVAVMTLFIIFFLPETKGIPLESMYTIWEKHWFWSRFVEGEDGEGNHA, encoded by the exons ATGGCTGGTGGGGTATTCCCAGTGGATAACAGTCCAGTTACTGCCATCAACGTCGGTGGCAAGTTAACACTCTCAATCATCATTTCATGCATAGTTGCTGCATCTAGCGGCCTTCTTTATGGATATGACCTCGGAATTTCAG GAGGTGTTACGACGATGGTGCCGTTTCTTCAAAAATTCTTCCCAGATATTCTAAGAAAGGCTGCTGGTACAGAAGTAAATCTGTATTGTGTGTATGATAGTCAAGTGTTGACATTATTTACGTCTTCTCTGTATCTAGCTGGATTAGTTTCATCACTTGCGGCGAGTAAAGTCACGGCGTTATACGGTCGGAGAAACACCATCTTATTTGGTGGTATGCTCTTCCTGGCCGGTGGTTCAATTAATGGTGGTGCTGAAAATATTCCCATGCTCATTTTGGGTCGTGTTCTTCTTGGTTTGGGAGTTGGTTTCACTAATCAA GCTGCACCATTGTACCTATCTGAAATTGCACCTCCAAAATGGCGAGGCACAATAGGCACAAGCTTTCAATTCTTCTTAGGAATCGGTGTAGTAGCTGCCGGTTGCATAAACTTCGGCACTGCCAAACACACATGGGGATGGAGACTCTCTCTTGGACTTGCAGTCTTCCCTGCAATAATCATGACATTTGGTGCCTTCTTGATCACCGATACACCCAACAGCTTAGTAGAACGTGGCAAGATAGACCAAGCCAGAAAAGCCCTAAGCAAAGTTAGAGGATCATCCATTGATATTGAACTTGAGTTAGAAGAACTTATTAAGTGGACCGAAGTCGCAAAATCGGTGAAACAAGAGCCGTTTAAGACTTTATTGAAAAGAAAGTATCGACCTCAGTTGGTTATGGCATTCGCAATCCCGTTTTTTCAGCAACTTACGGGAATCAGCGTTGTTGCTTTTTATTCACCTAACCTCTTTCAATCTGTGGGGTTGGGACATGATGGTGCGTTGATTTCTGCTATTGTACTTGGTGTTGTTAGCTTTGTATCTGTCATTGTCTCTGCCGGTATTGTTGATTGTTTTGGTAGAAGATTCTTGTTCATAACTGGTGGTATTGTTATGTTTGTGTGCTTG ATTGCGGTGTCCATTGTGTTGGCAGTGGTGACTGGTGTTCATGGTACAAAGGACATATCAAAGGGAAACTCAATATTGGTATTGGTGCTATTGTGTTTCTATGCTGCTGGTTTTGGTTGGTCTTGGGGTCCTCTAACATGGTTAATTCCAAGTGAAATTTTTCCAGTGAATATCAGAACCGCGGGACAAAGCATAGCTGTTGCTGTGCAATTCATAGTGATATTTGTGTTATCACAAACATTTTTGACAATGCTATGCCACTTCAAATTTGGGGCCTTTGTGTTCTATGCTTTTTGGGTTGCAGTGATGACTCTATTTATTATCTTCTTCTTGCCTGAGACTAAAGGAATTCCTTTGGAGTCTATGTATACTATATGGGAAAAACACTGGTTTTGGTCTCGGTTTGTTGAAGGAGAAGATGGTGAAGGAAATCATGCATAA